The following are from one region of the Halobellus limi genome:
- a CDS encoding VOC family protein: protein MIGEIDHIEIEASDATEMADFLKKLGYEEHRQTEHHGQSYELVPGDGDGPLFEIHTVEGEEVPGINHIAFSVDNIEELTEELEEKEVDSIVGPYHVEKTGRTITNFRDPDGRRFQVVQDDE from the coding sequence ATGATCGGCGAGATCGACCACATCGAAATCGAGGCGAGCGACGCGACCGAGATGGCCGACTTCCTGAAGAAGCTCGGATACGAGGAGCACCGTCAGACCGAGCACCACGGGCAGTCCTACGAACTCGTCCCCGGCGACGGCGACGGCCCGCTCTTCGAGATCCACACCGTCGAGGGCGAGGAGGTCCCCGGTATCAACCACATCGCCTTCAGCGTCGACAACATCGAAGAGCTCACCGAGGAGCTCGAAGAGAAAGAGGTCGACTCCATCGTCGGCCCCTACCACGTCGAGAAGACCGGCCGCACGATCACCAACTTCCGCGACCCCGACGGCCGCCGGTTCCAGGTCGTTCAGGACGACGAGTAA
- a CDS encoding amidohydrolase family protein — protein sequence MIDAAEERIVDCDWHYQDSFAEIAEYMPEPWRTKYKDSFWEDTGVTQALSSFFPTSTGDRQNYGKVLREHSNYPDEPEEPERVREGMDFLDVDVSLQISHLILATGGINADDERIQAFTKGYIEYMLAEVLDPDEGVYGLVPIPYNDVKASLDVLDRVEDEEAFVGACFVTAGASPPLGNRKYDPIYERCEKMDYPVVYHTGGSGLDEYVRAGYQEMIETHTLGFLESNMSQIVSVACQGVPEKYPDLDIVFMESGVTYIPGLVSRLDEEYLKRPEEAPLLDTRPSEYITDFYFGTQPLEISARNDLLELCFDMIGTDRLLYASDYPHWDFDSPSVINDLPMLDDDDRRAILAGNAMEVFGV from the coding sequence ATGATCGACGCGGCCGAAGAGCGGATCGTCGACTGCGACTGGCACTACCAGGACTCGTTCGCGGAGATCGCGGAGTACATGCCCGAACCGTGGCGCACGAAGTACAAGGACAGTTTCTGGGAGGACACAGGCGTCACGCAGGCGCTCAGTTCGTTCTTCCCGACGTCGACGGGCGACAGGCAGAACTACGGGAAAGTCCTGCGCGAGCACTCGAACTACCCCGACGAACCCGAGGAACCCGAGCGCGTCCGCGAGGGGATGGACTTCCTCGACGTCGACGTCTCCCTGCAGATCTCGCATCTCATCCTCGCCACCGGCGGGATCAACGCCGACGACGAGCGGATTCAGGCGTTTACGAAAGGGTACATCGAGTATATGCTGGCGGAGGTGCTCGACCCCGACGAGGGCGTCTACGGCCTCGTGCCGATTCCGTACAACGACGTCAAAGCGTCGTTAGACGTCCTCGACCGGGTGGAAGACGAGGAGGCGTTCGTGGGAGCGTGTTTCGTGACGGCGGGGGCGAGTCCGCCGCTGGGGAACAGAAAGTACGATCCGATCTACGAGCGCTGCGAGAAAATGGACTACCCCGTCGTGTATCATACGGGCGGCTCCGGTCTCGACGAGTACGTTCGCGCGGGCTATCAGGAGATGATCGAGACGCACACGCTCGGATTCCTCGAATCAAATATGTCCCAGATCGTCAGCGTCGCCTGTCAGGGCGTCCCCGAGAAGTACCCCGACCTCGACATCGTCTTCATGGAGTCGGGCGTCACCTACATCCCCGGCCTCGTCAGCCGCCTCGACGAGGAGTACCTCAAGCGCCCCGAGGAAGCGCCGCTGCTCGACACCCGCCCCAGCGAGTACATCACGGACTTCTACTTCGGCACCCAACCGCTGGAGATCTCCGCCCGCAACGACCTGCTGGAACTCTGCTTCGATATGATCGGGACCGACCGACTCCTGTACGCCTCCGATTACCCCCACTGGGACTTCGACAGCCCCTCGGTCATCAACGACCTCCCGATGCTCGACGACGACGACAGGAGAGCGATTCTCGCCGGCAACGCGATGGAGGTGTTCGGCGTCTAG
- a CDS encoding amidohydrolase family protein → MKLGRFLVETHCHAQRHAARIQMDGDADYGELAKKMVTAVPGDEATEDDEVIVYDNSDRVLRDMDTYGVDMCVLLPGTFGFTNEMHAEMMAEHPEKFVAAAYPVQTMKAAQRGEEEWTAEAAAAEVDEWLEEDGFRMIGEGMPYDPTTEEPMEWSERKDELREFFDVAAKHEVPIRWHTGYVSGYATGLGIFDHYPDWSDPTLASQMKAEYPEVPIIFDHGGMQATWREHHVDQCCQVAASFDDVYLEIGLYWADLMKKPMNDPNIGVEQLLWGTDWGASMPQISQPNEDPPYYWDQIADRGLPAHQVDFWGPSLRQLQKFAMDRDLPQEELNLILGGNAVRLFDLDVPDNRMFRNYIDL, encoded by the coding sequence ATGAAACTCGGTCGCTTCCTGGTCGAGACGCATTGCCACGCCCAGCGTCACGCCGCCCGCATCCAGATGGACGGCGACGCCGACTACGGCGAACTCGCGAAGAAGATGGTGACCGCGGTCCCGGGCGACGAGGCCACCGAGGACGACGAGGTGATCGTCTACGACAACTCCGATCGCGTCCTCCGCGATATGGACACCTACGGCGTCGATATGTGCGTGCTGCTCCCCGGGACGTTCGGGTTCACGAACGAGATGCACGCCGAGATGATGGCCGAACACCCCGAGAAGTTCGTCGCCGCCGCCTATCCGGTCCAGACGATGAAGGCGGCCCAGCGCGGCGAGGAGGAGTGGACCGCCGAGGCCGCCGCCGCGGAGGTCGACGAGTGGCTCGAGGAGGACGGCTTCCGGATGATCGGCGAGGGGATGCCCTACGACCCCACGACCGAGGAGCCGATGGAGTGGTCCGAGCGGAAGGACGAACTCCGGGAGTTCTTCGACGTCGCCGCCAAGCACGAGGTCCCGATCCGCTGGCACACCGGCTACGTCTCCGGTTACGCCACCGGTCTCGGCATCTTCGATCACTACCCGGACTGGAGCGATCCGACGCTCGCGAGCCAGATGAAGGCCGAATATCCGGAGGTCCCGATAATCTTCGACCACGGCGGGATGCAGGCGACGTGGCGTGAGCACCACGTCGATCAGTGCTGTCAGGTCGCCGCCTCCTTCGACGACGTCTACCTCGAGATCGGCCTGTACTGGGCCGACCTGATGAAGAAGCCGATGAACGACCCGAACATCGGCGTCGAGCAGTTGCTCTGGGGGACCGACTGGGGCGCGTCGATGCCGCAGATCAGCCAGCCGAACGAGGACCCGCCGTACTACTGGGACCAGATCGCAGACCGCGGGCTCCCGGCCCACCAGGTCGACTTCTGGGGGCCGAGCCTCCGACAGCTCCAGAAGTTCGCGATGGACCGTGACCTCCCCCAGGAGGAACTCAACCTCATCCTCGGCGGTAACGCCGTCCGGCTGTTCGACCTCGACGTGCCGGACAACCGGATGTTCAGAAACTACATCGACCTCTGA
- a CDS encoding HpcH/HpaI aldolase family protein, translated as MEQRNSFRRAIENGDVVFGARSSTFSPTVIEIYGELGIDFVWLDFEHMGPSPWDSTVFEELTRAAEVGGTELFVRLPSGDPSLIRKVLDAGVRNVFIPRVDTAEEVREAVKATRFVHDGEPGERGMASGRSRTWGLSGDDYIETEDREVCLGVMIEKTTAVEELDDILSVPDLGFVFIGPSDLSVQMGHPGEKTHPEVVETIEEITEACHEADVPTGVIKTDPDEIEAAVDDGHQIIRVGGDLASIKSTLSERLDAIESLR; from the coding sequence ATGGAGCAACGTAACAGTTTTCGTCGAGCCATCGAGAACGGCGACGTCGTCTTCGGTGCCCGGTCGTCGACGTTCTCGCCGACGGTGATCGAGATCTACGGTGAACTCGGGATCGACTTCGTCTGGCTGGACTTCGAACATATGGGGCCCAGCCCGTGGGACAGCACCGTCTTCGAGGAGCTGACCCGCGCGGCGGAGGTCGGCGGCACGGAACTGTTCGTCCGGCTGCCGAGCGGCGACCCCTCCCTGATCCGAAAGGTGCTGGACGCGGGCGTCAGAAACGTCTTCATCCCGCGCGTCGACACCGCCGAGGAGGTCCGCGAGGCCGTGAAGGCGACCCGGTTCGTCCACGACGGCGAACCCGGCGAGCGGGGGATGGCGAGCGGCCGGTCCCGGACGTGGGGGCTCTCCGGCGACGACTACATCGAGACCGAGGACCGCGAAGTGTGCCTCGGCGTGATGATCGAGAAGACGACCGCGGTCGAGGAACTCGACGACATCCTCTCGGTTCCGGACCTCGGCTTCGTGTTCATCGGCCCCTCCGACCTCTCGGTGCAGATGGGCCACCCCGGAGAGAAGACGCACCCCGAGGTGGTCGAGACGATCGAGGAGATCACCGAGGCGTGTCACGAGGCGGACGTTCCCACGGGCGTCATCAAGACGGATCCGGACGAAATCGAAGCGGCTGTCGACGACGGCCACCAGATCATCCGGGTCGGCGGCGACCTGGCGTCGATCAAGTCGACGCTCTCCGAGCGGCTGGACGCGATCGAGTCGCTCCGGTAG
- a CDS encoding class I adenylate-forming enzyme family protein, with protein sequence MHTTSTPGLPPIHELSEIAATNNPDRVAYGEAATGREVTWSTFEERSRRAANALREHCAQGDRVAFLCDCSIAHTTLFNGAMKAGCVVSNLHTRASAETLRYCLDSIRPRVLVIDEQFSEFVESDLRDEITTDLSAVITTGTERTDYEQSHEPLLESHEAVAPDVRLREDDVASIQWTSGTTGRPKGWCHTHRALCHKALHLEKLLALDRTAAQAHVFTPSFAAWYALFLPALSSNAATYYLSEWDPEAYVRLIDEQDLTTADLIPTMWQEVLRLDSLSEYDLGSLNRVVTSGEYLDERTLAAIREEICEDVFNSYAATEVLGTEISAAELTDDRTGSVGKPIPGTRVRVVEPGGRPDAVKPAGETGEIIIKGPDRASWAWNDTQKTEEVFEDGWWYSGDLGYKDEEGYLYVEGRTDFMIKSKGIKVFPTPIEERLLEHPAVEQAAVVGVDDDEYGEKVVAVIRRTDDDVGSDELEAWCLESDEVARFERPREYHFVEEPFPRTATEKLDRAEIRSRVVSEAE encoded by the coding sequence ATGCACACGACATCCACCCCCGGACTGCCGCCGATACACGAACTCTCGGAGATCGCAGCGACCAATAACCCCGACCGGGTCGCGTACGGCGAGGCGGCCACCGGGAGAGAGGTGACGTGGTCGACGTTCGAAGAGCGGAGTCGCCGCGCCGCGAACGCCCTCCGTGAGCACTGCGCGCAGGGCGATCGGGTGGCGTTCCTCTGCGACTGCTCGATCGCCCACACCACGCTGTTCAACGGGGCGATGAAGGCCGGCTGCGTCGTGTCCAACCTCCACACGCGCGCCTCCGCAGAGACGCTGCGGTACTGTCTCGACTCGATTCGCCCCCGCGTGCTCGTCATCGACGAGCAGTTCTCCGAGTTCGTCGAATCGGACCTCCGCGACGAGATCACGACGGACCTCAGCGCGGTCATCACGACTGGAACCGAACGTACCGACTACGAGCAATCACACGAACCGCTGCTCGAATCCCACGAGGCCGTCGCCCCCGACGTCCGCCTCCGGGAGGACGACGTCGCGTCCATCCAGTGGACCTCCGGCACGACCGGGCGGCCGAAGGGCTGGTGTCACACCCACCGGGCGCTCTGTCACAAGGCGCTCCACCTCGAAAAGCTCCTCGCGCTCGATCGCACCGCCGCCCAGGCGCACGTGTTCACGCCCTCGTTCGCCGCGTGGTACGCGCTGTTCCTTCCGGCGCTGTCGTCGAACGCGGCCACCTACTACCTCTCGGAGTGGGATCCCGAGGCGTACGTTCGCCTGATCGACGAACAGGACCTGACGACCGCGGATCTGATCCCCACGATGTGGCAGGAAGTGCTCCGGTTAGACTCGCTCTCGGAGTACGACCTCGGTTCGCTGAACCGGGTGGTCACGAGCGGCGAGTACCTCGACGAGCGCACGCTCGCGGCGATCCGCGAGGAGATCTGCGAGGACGTGTTCAACAGCTACGCCGCCACCGAGGTCCTGGGCACCGAGATCAGCGCGGCGGAGCTGACCGACGACCGCACCGGCAGCGTCGGCAAGCCCATCCCCGGCACTCGGGTCCGCGTCGTGGAACCCGGCGGGCGGCCGGACGCGGTGAAACCGGCGGGAGAGACGGGCGAGATCATCATCAAGGGCCCCGACCGCGCGTCGTGGGCCTGGAACGACACGCAAAAGACAGAAGAGGTGTTCGAGGACGGCTGGTGGTACTCCGGCGACCTCGGCTACAAGGACGAGGAGGGCTACCTGTACGTCGAGGGCCGGACCGACTTCATGATCAAATCGAAGGGGATCAAGGTCTTCCCGACGCCCATCGAGGAGCGGCTGTTGGAACACCCGGCGGTCGAACAGGCGGCGGTCGTCGGCGTCGACGACGACGAGTACGGCGAGAAGGTCGTGGCGGTGATTCGCCGCACCGACGACGACGTCGGCTCCGACGAACTCGAAGCGTGGTGCCTCGAGAGCGACGAGGTCGCCCGCTTCGAGCGCCCCCGCGAGTACCACTTCGTCGAGGAGCCGTTCCCGCGGACCGCCACGGAGAAGCTCGACCGCGCCGAGATCCGTTCGCGAGTGGTGTCCGAGGCGGAGTGA
- a CDS encoding ABC transporter substrate-binding protein has protein sequence MSFKNSNRRSFLKHSAAVGTVGLTGLAGCSSITGGETPELGLAFTVPVENIASLFAIEDIQDQLTNLGSEYELNVTRDQSTPDSLNKMASGNADMALLSTVSYASAVRQEAVPGNISMIATDFWDAHPDWYGISIFSGADSDITEPEDLEGATIGVNAQGTGVHALIVKKFQQIGLDPENDAEIVELPFPTFVSAINDGRIDAGVFPAIFAVSARGEGFNEVYTSQETWEQAYPFAYTVAANSSIDEKGDAIAAWGEDFREMVNYAYDNRSEVVSLAAEYFELPEPLVDGFFLTNNDYYRQDLTIDMDRLQFTMDEMVNLGFVEESFDVTEYATNDYIPSN, from the coding sequence ATGTCATTCAAAAACTCGAATCGCCGATCGTTTCTGAAGCACAGTGCCGCGGTCGGGACCGTCGGTCTCACCGGCCTCGCCGGCTGTTCGAGTATCACGGGCGGCGAGACTCCCGAACTCGGACTCGCGTTCACGGTCCCCGTCGAGAACATCGCGTCGCTGTTCGCGATCGAGGACATCCAAGACCAGCTCACGAACCTCGGATCGGAGTACGAACTCAACGTGACGCGGGATCAGAGCACGCCCGACTCGCTGAACAAGATGGCGTCCGGAAACGCCGACATGGCGCTGCTCTCGACGGTGAGTTACGCGTCGGCCGTCCGTCAGGAAGCGGTCCCGGGGAACATCTCGATGATCGCGACCGACTTCTGGGACGCCCATCCCGACTGGTACGGGATCTCCATCTTCTCGGGCGCGGACTCCGATATCACCGAGCCCGAAGACCTCGAAGGGGCGACCATCGGCGTCAACGCCCAGGGGACCGGCGTCCACGCGCTGATCGTCAAGAAGTTCCAGCAGATCGGACTCGACCCCGAGAACGACGCTGAGATCGTCGAACTGCCGTTCCCGACGTTCGTCTCCGCGATCAACGACGGCCGGATCGATGCCGGCGTCTTCCCGGCGATCTTCGCCGTCTCCGCCCGCGGCGAGGGGTTCAACGAGGTCTACACCTCCCAGGAGACGTGGGAGCAGGCGTACCCGTTCGCGTACACGGTCGCCGCGAACAGTTCCATCGACGAGAAGGGCGACGCCATCGCCGCGTGGGGCGAGGACTTCCGGGAGATGGTCAACTACGCCTACGACAACCGCAGCGAGGTCGTCTCGCTCGCCGCGGAGTACTTCGAGCTCCCCGAGCCGCTCGTCGACGGGTTCTTCCTCACGAACAACGACTACTACCGACAGGACCTCACGATCGATATGGACCGCCTGCAGTTCACGATGGACGAGATGGTCAACCTCGGGTTCGTCGAGGAGAGCTTCGACGTCACGGAGTACGCCACCAACGACTACATCCCCTCGAACTGA
- a CDS encoding thiamine pyrophosphate-dependent enzyme codes for MTENTTQGTVELDAPWITQSDLPVTKYQIIDENGEYDADAVPDLDTQQFLDLYRWMLVEKRYAERMINLQRRGEMGTVGSSRGHEASIVGSGYALADDDYLLAMGRETSAMLMKGVSLRDILLFWRGIEDAQKYLAEQNCMIGISVGGYLPVVTGIGWGMNITDTDAVVTAHFGDGATSTGAFHEAVNFAGVLDAPAIFYCQNNQWAISTPFEKQTNADSIAQRAVGYGVHGIRVDGNDVLAVYHAMSEARELARQGNPVLFESLTYRTEGHSTSDDPTRYRDGEEVDQWKNRDPIERYESFLQSEGLWEEVDKQAMVEEVDAEFDAAIEAANDYGPRDVEELFAYLYEEMPPALESQLHELERSLRELDDLEEYIVRRPKG; via the coding sequence ATGACAGAAAACACCACACAGGGGACTGTCGAACTGGACGCTCCGTGGATCACCCAGAGCGATCTCCCCGTCACTAAATATCAAATAATAGATGAGAACGGCGAGTACGACGCCGACGCGGTCCCGGATCTCGACACGCAGCAGTTCCTGGATCTCTACCGCTGGATGCTCGTCGAGAAACGCTACGCCGAGCGGATGATCAACCTCCAGCGGCGGGGCGAGATGGGGACCGTCGGGTCGAGTCGGGGACACGAGGCGAGCATCGTCGGCAGCGGCTACGCCCTCGCCGATGACGACTACCTCCTGGCGATGGGCCGCGAGACCAGCGCGATGCTGATGAAGGGGGTCTCGCTTCGGGACATCCTGCTCTTCTGGCGCGGCATCGAGGACGCCCAGAAGTACCTCGCCGAGCAGAACTGTATGATCGGCATCTCCGTCGGCGGCTACCTCCCCGTGGTCACCGGTATCGGCTGGGGGATGAACATCACCGACACCGACGCCGTCGTGACGGCGCACTTCGGTGACGGCGCGACCAGCACCGGCGCGTTCCACGAGGCGGTCAACTTCGCGGGCGTCCTCGACGCGCCGGCCATCTTCTACTGTCAGAACAACCAGTGGGCCATCTCGACCCCCTTCGAGAAGCAGACGAACGCCGATTCGATCGCCCAGCGGGCGGTCGGGTACGGCGTCCACGGGATCCGCGTGGACGGCAACGACGTCCTCGCGGTGTACCACGCGATGAGCGAGGCGCGAGAGCTCGCTCGACAGGGGAATCCGGTGCTCTTCGAGTCGCTCACCTACCGCACCGAGGGCCACTCGACGAGCGACGACCCGACCCGGTACCGCGACGGCGAGGAGGTCGACCAGTGGAAGAACCGGGACCCGATCGAGCGGTACGAGTCGTTCCTCCAATCGGAGGGCCTCTGGGAGGAAGTCGACAAACAGGCGATGGTCGAGGAGGTGGACGCGGAGTTCGACGCGGCCATCGAAGCCGCGAACGACTACGGTCCGCGAGACGTCGAGGAGCTCTTCGCCTACCTCTACGAGGAGATGCCGCCAGCACTCGAATCGCAACTCCACGAACTGGAGCGGAGCCTCCGCGAACTGGACGACCTCGAGGAGTACATCGTGCGGCGACCGAAGGGGTGA
- a CDS encoding tyrosine-type recombinase/integrase: protein MTPTYARFDELGDFERFYREEIVPVIRADPNAEIDPARETPTYAWLKSNFSGFVERLRREYDLSPGQFYDAVDLPPGSDPDEDGWGLDHEPTVRALEDYLEELERDRGRAETTVAPRRSRLKTYASTYRAVNDTSDLLSPLLDETAKPDEIARVRDTFRVLDDHLGTLASKKKYVSAVRNWYTFVVEMGRGLYNPAENLLNRFGWDEDPTYDHPALSRDDLAAMLDVADADERFLLLALAGWGLRPVEACELHVDQLVLDPDEGSVPYVEFAAGERKNARRTRNTVELLVGVDAVRSRVDDLADRAGWTGYLLPGQSIDRPISTATARRWLRDVGTRAGVRIDGSHPLPKMGRRTWYRLYRRQRPSIEAGTAAVAAAQGSRDADVSERNYLDERTRREARAEAMRELVREELAEVFEPRL from the coding sequence ATGACGCCGACGTACGCCCGGTTCGACGAGCTGGGGGACTTCGAGCGGTTCTATCGCGAGGAGATCGTCCCGGTGATCCGCGCGGATCCGAACGCCGAGATCGACCCCGCCCGTGAGACGCCGACGTACGCGTGGCTCAAGTCGAACTTTTCGGGGTTCGTCGAACGACTGCGCCGGGAGTACGACCTCTCGCCCGGACAGTTCTACGACGCCGTCGACCTGCCGCCCGGATCGGACCCGGACGAGGACGGGTGGGGACTCGATCACGAGCCCACCGTCCGGGCGCTCGAAGACTACCTCGAAGAACTCGAACGGGATCGAGGCAGGGCCGAGACGACGGTCGCCCCACGCAGGTCCCGCCTGAAGACGTACGCGAGTACGTACCGGGCGGTCAACGACACGAGCGATCTGCTCTCGCCGCTTCTCGACGAGACCGCGAAACCCGACGAAATCGCACGCGTTCGCGACACTTTCCGCGTCCTCGACGACCACCTCGGGACGCTCGCCTCGAAGAAGAAGTACGTCTCCGCCGTGCGGAACTGGTACACGTTCGTCGTCGAGATGGGCCGCGGGCTCTACAACCCGGCGGAGAACCTCCTGAACCGGTTCGGCTGGGACGAAGATCCCACATACGACCATCCGGCACTCTCTCGGGACGATCTCGCGGCGATGCTCGACGTCGCGGACGCCGACGAGCGCTTCCTCCTCCTCGCGCTCGCCGGCTGGGGGCTCCGGCCGGTCGAGGCCTGCGAACTCCACGTCGATCAGCTGGTGCTCGACCCCGACGAGGGATCGGTCCCGTACGTCGAGTTCGCCGCCGGGGAACGGAAGAACGCCCGTCGGACGCGAAACACCGTCGAACTCCTCGTCGGCGTCGACGCGGTCCGATCGCGCGTCGACGACCTCGCGGACCGAGCGGGCTGGACGGGCTATCTGTTGCCCGGACAGTCCATCGATCGTCCGATATCGACAGCGACCGCCCGGCGGTGGCTCCGCGACGTCGGGACCCGGGCGGGCGTCCGAATCGACGGGAGCCATCCGCTTCCGAAGATGGGCCGGCGAACCTGGTACCGGCTCTACCGCCGGCAGCGTCCGTCGATAGAGGCCGGCACGGCCGCCGTCGCGGCCGCACAGGGCAGCCGCGATGCCGACGTTTCCGAGCGGAACTACCTCGACGAACGGACGCGTCGGGAGGCCCGCGCCGAAGCGATGCGGGAACTCGTCCGAGAGGAACTCGCGGAGGTATTCGAGCCGCGACTGTAG
- a CDS encoding ABC transporter substrate-binding protein, which produces MIQRRSFLKAAGVAGLTSAAGCLGGGGGGGSDSVKIGAVMALSGPFARTGEENRRGLEVGQEYLGGEILDSEFELIIEDGESDPNASIQAARTLVEDEDVDAIIGPVSSGNSISVMQYIKDEGQVPHLMTTASSVEARENPENCNEYGFFIWPSNRHLAPTGTQFIQELPNHIDRDIDPSRVHYVSQDYALGQNGLELVEESMNEVGGEVTGSTLVPLGETDWSSYISEIANSEADVVTGVLTWGAAAQLIPQANSFGLPEEKVMMFNSGKPIGQFAASTMPNEVTVDGWFGTHFYNPGLDTDVNNEFQSLYNELDSSLLPNSTAGASFELMRALATAIENGGSTASDDIISELEGLEWDSVFGPIQFREEDHQAALNFFGGRRVESDGDGSEVEVLAEYPDVIPDARCSL; this is translated from the coding sequence ATGATTCAACGAAGATCGTTCCTCAAAGCTGCGGGCGTCGCGGGACTCACCTCGGCCGCCGGCTGTCTCGGAGGCGGCGGCGGTGGCGGAAGCGACTCGGTCAAGATCGGTGCCGTGATGGCACTGAGCGGTCCGTTCGCACGAACCGGCGAAGAAAACCGACGCGGGCTGGAAGTCGGTCAGGAGTACCTCGGCGGCGAGATCCTCGACAGCGAGTTCGAGTTGATCATCGAGGACGGCGAGTCGGATCCGAACGCGTCGATCCAGGCGGCCCGGACGCTCGTCGAAGACGAGGACGTCGACGCCATCATCGGCCCGGTGAGCAGTGGTAACTCCATCTCCGTGATGCAGTACATCAAAGACGAGGGGCAGGTGCCGCACCTGATGACCACGGCCTCGTCCGTCGAGGCCCGCGAGAACCCCGAGAACTGCAACGAGTACGGGTTCTTCATCTGGCCCAGCAACCGGCACCTCGCGCCGACGGGGACGCAGTTCATCCAGGAGCTCCCGAACCACATCGACCGCGACATCGACCCCTCGCGGGTTCACTACGTCTCACAGGACTACGCGCTCGGACAGAACGGCCTCGAACTGGTCGAGGAGTCGATGAACGAGGTCGGCGGCGAAGTCACCGGCAGCACGCTGGTCCCGCTCGGAGAGACCGACTGGTCGTCGTACATCTCCGAGATCGCCAACAGCGAGGCCGACGTCGTCACCGGCGTCCTCACGTGGGGCGCGGCCGCACAGCTGATCCCGCAGGCCAACTCCTTCGGACTGCCCGAAGAGAAGGTGATGATGTTCAACTCCGGGAAGCCAATCGGCCAGTTCGCCGCCTCGACGATGCCCAACGAAGTCACCGTCGACGGCTGGTTCGGGACGCACTTCTACAACCCCGGACTCGACACCGACGTCAACAACGAGTTCCAGAGCCTCTACAACGAACTCGACAGCTCGCTCCTGCCGAACTCGACGGCGGGCGCGTCCTTCGAGCTGATGCGGGCGCTCGCGACCGCGATCGAAAACGGCGGCTCGACGGCCTCGGACGACATCATCTCCGAACTCGAGGGCCTGGAGTGGGACTCGGTCTTCGGCCCGATCCAGTTCCGCGAGGAGGACCACCAGGCGGCGCTGAACTTCTTCGGCGGCCGACGCGTCGAATCCGACGGCGACGGCTCCGAGGTGGAAGTGCTCGCGGAGTACCCGGACGTCATCCCGGACGCGCGCTGTAGCCTCTAA
- a CDS encoding VOC family protein, whose product MDPELARLGHVALETPDLDGSLEFFRDAVGFEEVERDGDTSYLRAVDEFDHHSIVLSEADEPGVDHVGWQTRKPEYLGEFEAVLDEQGIDVTWVDAEAELGQGEAFRFTTPTGHEFEFYYEMEKPDPPAERRSKLKNKTYSRTTTNPIAPKRIDHVQLWDPAANDFRAWLQEALNFRVQERYNRKDGSRWGTFLSANGNKIEAAVIEDEDAANEPALHHIAYKVDTADDLFDAHDAMNEHGIPTDGIGQHSISRGKFLYVRDPVSGHRIEFNAGGYLVFDPEWETIEWQEGDLEDRQWIGQIESKARVEY is encoded by the coding sequence ATGGATCCTGAGCTCGCTCGCCTCGGTCACGTCGCGCTGGAAACGCCCGATCTCGACGGCTCCCTGGAGTTCTTCAGAGACGCGGTCGGGTTCGAAGAAGTCGAACGCGACGGCGACACGTCGTATCTGCGCGCCGTCGACGAGTTCGACCACCACTCGATCGTCCTCTCGGAGGCCGACGAGCCCGGCGTCGACCACGTCGGCTGGCAGACGCGGAAGCCGGAGTACCTCGGGGAGTTCGAGGCGGTCCTCGACGAGCAGGGCATCGACGTGACCTGGGTCGATGCCGAGGCGGAACTCGGCCAGGGCGAGGCCTTTCGGTTCACGACGCCCACGGGCCACGAGTTCGAGTTCTACTACGAGATGGAGAAGCCGGACCCGCCGGCCGAACGGCGTTCGAAGCTCAAGAACAAGACGTACTCGCGGACGACGACGAACCCGATCGCGCCCAAGCGGATCGACCACGTCCAGCTGTGGGACCCCGCGGCCAACGACTTCCGCGCGTGGCTCCAGGAGGCGCTCAACTTCCGCGTGCAGGAGCGATACAACCGGAAGGACGGCTCGCGGTGGGGCACGTTCCTCAGCGCCAACGGCAACAAGATCGAGGCCGCCGTCATCGAAGACGAGGACGCCGCGAACGAGCCCGCGCTCCACCACATCGCCTACAAGGTGGACACCGCGGACGACCTCTTCGACGCCCACGACGCGATGAACGAGCACGGCATCCCGACCGACGGGATCGGACAGCACTCCATCTCCCGCGGGAAGTTCCTCTACGTGCGCGATCCCGTCAGCGGCCACCGCATCGAGTTCAACGCCGGCGGCTACCTCGTCTTCGACCCCGAGTGGGAGACGATCGAGTGGCAGGAGGGCGACCTCGAGGACCGTCAGTGGATCGGCCAGATCGAATCGAAGGCGCGCGTCGAGTACTGA